TCCGCAGGTGATTTCGGTTGGCGCGCTGGATATGGTCAATTTCGGCCCCCGCGCCACCGTGCCCGAGAAATTCCGCGATCGACGATTCTATCAGCACAACGAAAATATCACGCTGATGCGCACCACCCCGGAAGAAAACGACCAACTGGGCAAAGAAATCGCCGAAAAAGCCTGTGCCGCCTCCGGCCCAACGACGATCGTGCTGCCCCTGCGCGGCGTCTCCGCCATTGATGCTGAAGGCAAGCCATTCTGGTGGCCGGAAGCCGATCAAGCCTTGTTCCAAAGCATCCGCAACTGGATCAGCAGCGACGTGAAATTGGTGGAACTCGACCTGCACATCAACGACCCCGCCTTCGCCACCGCCATTACCCAGGAACTGCTCACCCAGCTCCGCAAGGGATAACGGCGGGGTTTTCGCCGTGGCGGGCGGTGGATGGTGGACAGCGGCGGGGTTGTTGGTGACAATAGCGGAACGGGGCGATTCCACGGTTTGCGAGAATGGGAACATGGTCAAAGTTCGCACGACTCCGGCGTCTGAGCCCGGCGCGGGGACGGTCCCGCCGACCAGCAGCGGGGGCACTCCCGATCTGCCTGCGGGAACGCCGCCCAAGCCGCCCGCCAAACCGCCAACCGGCACCAGTCCCGGCACGGGCACCGCCGAGGCACCCCGCTCCATCCGTCGGCTGATCCTCCTGCTCGGAGTGCTGGTCATTCTGCTCACGGTCGTTATTTCAACGGTCGTCTTGCCGAATTGGAAGGCATCGCGAGCGTTGGCGCAGGCCAAACAATTGCTCGAACGCAATGATTTGCAACCCGCGTTGGACCAATTGCAAATCGCGGATGCGGCCCGGCCCGATCATGCCGAGACGTTGTATTTGCTCAGCCAGACATTCCGCCGATTGGAACGCATTCCCGCATCTGTGGAAGCCCGCGAAAAAGCCCGCAAACTCGGATGGATTCCCGAACTGATCCAGATGGAAGACGAGTTGCAGCGGCTGTTGGAACGCGGCCCCGACGATGCCACCATGAAACGCATGCTCGCGTATGTGGAAGTCGATCATCCCGAAAAACGCGTCATTCTCGATGGCTTGGCCCGCAGTCTGAGCAATGCGGTCTATCTCAACGAGGCATCGATTGTGCTGACGCGGTGGACGACGCTGTTCCCGGATGACTGGTTGGCGTATCGGTTGCGGGGGGAGTTGTCCGAGTCGTTTGGCGATCTCGACAAGGCGCTGGAAGATTATCGCAAGAGTGCGGAAGTGCGGCCGGATCGAGTCGAATCGCAGATTCGGCTGGCGGTGACGCTCGCTCGTCGGCGAGAAGATTTCGCCTTGGCGAAAGAACTGCTCGATGCCGCCTCCAAGAGCGACCCCACGAATGCGGAATTGCTCGAAGGGTTGGCCCGATGTGCGTGGAACGACGGCAACAGCGACCAGGCGCGGGCGTTTCTGGATCGGCTGCAAGCGACGCATCCCGATCATGTGCCGGGGTATCTGCTGCGGGCAACAATCGACCTGGCGGATAATCTCCCGAACGAATCGCTGAAATCGCTGAAACTGGTGCAAGCTCGCCTGCCCAATCAGCGGGAGCTGCTCTATTTGCTGTCACAAACCTACGACCGTCTCAATCAGCCGACGGAAGCGAAACGCTATGCGGATCGGGTGCAGGAGATCGAATCAGCGAATCGGGAAATCCTCACCCTCATCAAGCAGCTATCGGAAAAACCAGCGGATGCGCCGCTTCGCTTTCGCATTGGTGAACTCGGCATGAAGACCGGGCAGTTGGATCAGGCAGTGAGTTGGTATCAGAGTGCGCTGGCGGCCGACCCCAATTACAAACCCGCTCAGGAAGCACTGGCCGCGTATTTTCAAACGCATGTGCTGGGTGGTGCGGCTCCGCAGGCGGGTGCCATGTTGGGGCAACCGGGCACAAGACCGCAACCGGGGCCGCAACCGGGGATGCCTTCGCCGACTGGTCCAGTGCCACCAGCGACGAATCCGAAGCCGCCGCTGGTCGGTCCCCCGGCTCCGCCACGCTCGTAACCCGTTCCCTATCCGTAGGTTACGGAATCGAATTGAGAACCGCGTGATGTCACGAATCGGAACGGAAATGTGCTGCATCCAAGGGATATTCCGGGATGACTCGAAATCCGGAATGATGAAAACTGGAAGAGAATCACGCGGTTGATTGACACGATGGATTCCGGTTCCCTACACTGAGGGATACTCACCGATCACGTCCCCTTTGGCGACTCGCTGCCCGAAGGTGGGCGTGCAACCCATTTGCTGACTCTCGCCGCGAATGGCTCGAAAGGATGGTCGATTCATGAAGAAGACGCATTGGCTGATGGCGACTGCCGCTGCCACGTTGGTGGTGGCTGGGCTGACGCTGACCAGCCGCACTCCCGAAACGGTGGCGGCGGACGCCCCCACGAATCTGGATTGGATGGTGGCAGACGCCTCGCTGAAGACTCCGTTTGCCAGCGAAGTGCCCATCACATTCGTCACCCGCAATCAAAATCAAAAGCTGTGGGATTCGCTGCCGCAATTTTGGAACGCGGGCACCGAGACGGTTGCCGATCCGCTGACCGGCAAGCAAGTTACGCGCAAGATTGTCCAAATCAAGCTGCCGCTCGGCCTGACCCAAGCTCCCAGCATTCCGGCCGAAAATGCCATGACGTTGGATAAGTTCGTGCTGGGCAAGAAGCTCTATTTCGATCCGATTCTGTCCAGCGATAACACCGTGTCGTGCGCCTCGTGCCACGATCCGGAAAAGGGCTACTCGGATCAAAGCACGACTTCGACGGGGATCTTCGGCAAGAAGGGCGGCATGAACGCCCCGACCGTGCTGGTGTCGGCCTACAATCGCTTCCAATTCTGGGACGGTCGCGCCGCCTCGCTGGAAGAGCAATCGCAAGGCCCGCCGCAAAACCCGGTCGAAATGTTCGATGGCAAGTCGGCAAACGCCTGGCATGCCGCGGTTCTGCGCATCCGCTCGAAGCCGGAATATGTCGCCGCGTTCCAGAAGGTCTTCGGGACGCTGCCGACTCGCGACACGGTTGCCAAGGCGATTGCCGCCTATGAGCGCACCGTGCTGGCCGCCAACTCGCTGGTCGATCGCGCGGAAGTGGCTATGCGTGCCCGCGTCGAAGATGAAGAATCGACCGATTACACGTTGAAGGCCGAAGATGTCGCCACGGTGATCAAAGAAGCGATCGCCAAGAAGGACAGCAATGCCCTCTCGGCCATCGATTTCGATCCGAACACGGACATGGACAAGATCAACGATCTGGCCAAGTCGATCAGCAACGGCAAGGCGCTGTTCTTCGGCAAGGCTCGTTGCAGCAGCTGCCATGTGGGTGACACCTTCACCGATCACGATTTCCACAATCTGGGTGTGGGCGTGAAGGATGGCCAATTGCCGGATTCGCAAGTGGGCCGCATCGGTTCGCAGCCAACTGGCCACAAGAACTTTGCCGCCATGGGCGCGTTCAAGACGCCGACCGTGCGTGGTCTGTTGGGCACCGCCCCGTATCTGCACGATGGCAGCGAACGCACCCTGGAAGCGGTCGTCGATTTCTATGATCGCGGTGGCAACGCCAACGAATTCCTGGATCCGAAGATGCGCGACGTCGATGCCGAAGCCGCCTACATCAAGGCCAAGGCCGAAGGCACGACCTACAGTGGCCCGGAAGTGGTGCTGTGTGGCCCGAACAAGACGCCGATCGTGCCGCGCAAGCTCAATCTGACCGCATCGGAAAAGAAGGATCTGGTGCTGTACATGAAGGGTCTGCAAGGCGATCCGGTTGATCCGATCGTCGCCAACCCGGAAGTGATGCCGAAGTAAGAATGTCGGCCCTCGGAATTCGTGACCGCACGAATCCACCCAGCCGGACAGCCGTTGGCCTGCGAAAGTTCGTGGGCCGGGGCTGTCCGGCTGTCATTTCGTTTGGTATGCTCCCTTCCATGCTTCGGTTCCTCGCCTGTCGCGGCCAAGGGAGTCTTCTGCCATGTCCGAATCGATCACCATCGCACCGCTTCAGCCCTACGAACGCCGCGTTCTCGGCGTGCTGGTCGAAAAAGCGCTGACCACGCCGGAATCCTACCCGCTCACGCTCAATGCCTTGGTGAACGGTTGCAATCAGAAAAGCAATCGCGACCCGGTGACGGATCTGGCCGACGATGAGGTCGAAGATGTGCTGCCCGCCCTGCAAAAGCGGTTGGAAGTGATCAAACTTTCCGGCAGTAGCCGCGTCGAAAAGTATCGTCACGATTTGTACGAATGCTGGAAAGTCAATCAAACCGAACTCGCCATTCTCGCGGAACTGCTGCTGCGCGGCCCGCAGACCGAAGGCGAGTTACGCGGGCGAGCGAGCCGCATGCTGAAAGATGGCATCGCCGATCTCGATCAACTGCGCGATGCCTTGCGACCACTCGTGAATCGCGGGTTGGTGGTTTACCTGACCCCGGAAGGCCGTCGCGGTACGATTCTCACCCATGGCCTGTACCCGCCCGCGGAGATGGCCGGCCTGAAAGCGAAATTCGCGGGCGGAATCCCTGCCGAAACCGCATCCCCAAGCCCCAGTCGCAGTTGCGGCAGCGGCAGTGCATCCGCCCCGCCCCCGAGTCCCTCCAGCGGACCGAGCATCGCCGAACAGATTCGCCAAGCATTGGCCCCGCTCCAAGACGAACTCGCCGCCAGCCGCGACCGCATCGCCCAACTCGAACAGCAACTCGCCCGGGTGCAACGGGATTTAACCGCGTTGCAACAATCGTTGGGAATCTCGCCCGGAATGTAACAAGCTGCCTATTTTTCCAAAGATGGATTCCGTCCGAGATAACGAACCTAGCAACTCCGGGATTGCTCGGGTATATTATCATCGTCATCTTCTCGTTTCGGGTTGAATCTCGCATCTCAACCCGCATCATCGTGACAGGGAGTCCCAGGGAATGGCCATCAATGTGGACTGTCCCGGGTGCGGCAAGGAACTGGCCGTCCCGGAGAATGTGCGCGGCAAGAAGATCCGCTGCACCAACTGCGAAACCATCTTTGTCGTTCCAATGCCCAAGTCACCATCCCGTACCCGCTCCGAAGCGGCGGATGACGACGACGACGCACCCAAGCGCAAACCTGGCACCAGCAAAACCAGCGTTCGCGCGCGGTTGGATGAACTCTCTGCCAGCTCGTCCAATCGACGCAAGAAACAGCGTGATGATGACGACGATTTTGACGATGAAGAAGTCGAAGTCGGCAGCCGACGATCGGCCCGGGACCGCGAAAATCCAATGATGGCCCAATTGATGATTGGTGGCGGGGCCGCCGTCATTCTCATCGTTGGCGTGGTGATCTTTTTCTTGACCGGCTCGAAGTCGAAGCCGCAAGATCCCGCATTTGCGCAAAACAATCCGAATTTCCCGCAACCGAACTTTCCACAGCCGAACTTCCCACAACCGAATTTCCCGCAACCGAATTTCCCGCAACCCAATATTCCCGAGCCGAATTTCCCGGCGATTCCGGAACGCAAAATCCCCGAGATGCCGCAGCCGGAGATGAATCCAGCGGATGTTCTGAATGGCTTTCCGCCCGATGTCCGCGATCAGATGCTCAAAGACATGCCGCCGGAACTGCGGAAGAATTTTGAAAATCAGTTGAAGAACGGCAAAAACACGCCGCCGGCTCCGCGTCCCAATCGTCCGAACAATCCGCTGCTGCCTCCCGACCCGTTCGGTGGCAACGCCAAGGAAAATATCGACCTGACCGATTGGGTGGTGACTGCCGACCCGACCACCACGAAGGTGGACCTGCCCGAGAAGATGCCAAGCATTGCCGCCCCGATTCCCAGTTCGGGCAATGTCCTCTTCCCCGGTAGCCCCAGCCCGTTCTTCGTCACGGGCACCCTCCGCACCTTCGGGAACAGCCCAACCAGCATCGGCGTCTGGGACATTCGGACGGGCAAACTCGCGGGCCGACTCGACGGCAAACTCGAACTCGACGAACCCGCCGCCATCAGTCCTGATGGCAAAATGATCGCGGCCAAAGCCGGCGGCTTCACCGGCAAATTCGTCGATGTCTACGATTTCAAAGCGAAGAAAGGGATCCGTCGAATTGAATTTGACGGCAACTGGGGCCCCGAGTGGGTCGAATTCGCCAACGATAACAAGGCCGTCGCAACCGTTCACAACGGCAAAGAGGGTCGCGTGCTGGATGTTTGGTCGATCGAAACCGGCGACCTGCTCCATTCGATCAACCTGAAGGAAATCAATTTCACCAAAGAACATGCCGCCATGAGCCCCGGCCATCGCTATGTCGCCACGGCGGATGACAAACGGCTCATCATTCTCGATCTCAAAGAAGGCAAAGTCGCGGGCGTCAAACCCTTCCCGCTGATCGGCGAACAAGGATTTGGCAATCGGATGGAATGTCAAGGAATCGCCTGGTCCGAAGATGGCAAAGAAATCACCGTCGCGCTGGGCAATCGCTTCGCCCGCGAAGGCGGCTGGCATCTGGCCGTCTGGGATGTCGTGAAGGGGGATGAACTCACGACCGTCGATATTTCGGACACCGAACTGAAGAATTTCTTCCAGAATTACAAAGGTCCGGGAGTGGAATATCTGCCCAAGGGGAACGGTTGGCTGTTGAACGGCCAATACGTTGTCGATCGCGAAAGTGGAGCGATTGTTGAGAAGCTGTTCTTTGCACCCAACGATCATAACCCCGCTCAGCGACGGCTGTTAGCCAACGGTGTCATCCTCACCGCCGAAGGCGATCACAGCGCCCGCCGCATGATGGGCCGACAATTGGATATGAAGAAGATCGACACCGCAACAGCTGCGGCCAAGGCCGGACAAAAGGAACTGGGCGATGCCAAGCCGGGCGATTTAGCCGGTGCCAAGTCGATGCCTGCCAAGGCTGGTGCCTGGACGCTCAATCTGCGGGAACCGAAACTCGCTCGGGCGTTCTCGGGTGTGCCGCTCAAATCCAAGGCGGCGGAAATCATCGGCTTGTACTTCGCGCGGCCGGAGCGGGCCCAAGCGGTCTGCATCAGCGTCGGCGAACTCCAACAGCCGTACATCCACAAGGCGATTCGTGTGGATCGCTTCGATCTCAGTTCGCGCAAGCTGCTCAACAGTTTCGAGATTCCTGGCCCGGCTAAATCGATCAAACTGCCGTTCCAAGCTGTCGCCGATTTCAGCGATGAAGGGTCGGTCGTGGCATTCCGGCATCCGCAAACGCTCTCCCGTGTCGATCTGTTTACCAGTGCGGATGGGAAGCATTTGCTCGGCCTAACTCCTTATGCTGCCGATCGTTCCGATGTGGAATGGGTCGGCCTGATTGGTGACAAGCAGTTGCTCACGCTCGGCACCAACGGCAAACTCATCTCTTGGGACACAACCACCGCCAAGGCCACGTTCCAATGCGGCGGCAACTATCAACAGCCGTTGATTTTCAGTCCTTCGAAGAAATGTTTGGCCGCGTACAACAGTCATGGCATCGACTTCATCGATACCGCAACCGGCGAAATCAAAGGTGCCGTCGAACTGCCTGCGGGGAATTTCGTGCCGGTGCCCAATTCGTTCCCCGGTCAGAATGCCAATCGTCAGGTGGTTGGCGCATTCGATCTGGAAGGGGCCCGTTTCGCCGCAGTCGTCCCCACAACAGAGAAGCAGATTGTGGCTCTGTTCGACCTGCGAGACGGCAGCAAAACCAAACAATTCGAGACCGATGCCACCGACACCACCTATTTGCAGTGGACATCCAGCGGATTCCTGCTGCAAAACGGCCGCTCGGTGATTGATCCGCATCATGAGTGCATCGTCTGGAACTATGACAATCCTTGGAAATATCCTCTGGCGCGGACCTCGCCGGATGGCCGTCAGTGGGTGGCGGTTGGTGTCAATGCCGGGCCGAACCAAGAACAGGTGACGTTCAGCGGGATGGAATTGCCGGACGCTCAACTGGCCGCGAATTTGAACGCCTCGCACCAGCCGGATGTGGAGAAACTGCTAGGCAAAGGTGCGGTCATCAGCGTTCAAGTCAACGCGCCTGGCCCAGCGAAAGCGGGTGCGAACTACGCGGGAGAAATCGCGCAAGCGATGTCGCAAGCCCTTCGTGCGCGAGGGTATGAGGTGCAAGCGAATGCGGCCATGAAGATGGTCGTCCAAGCGAGCGAAAGCCCCACGGGCGAAACCGCGACCATCTACGAAGTCACCGACCGTTCGCCGTTCGGTGGCCCGCGCTTCTTCCGACCGCCGATTCCGTTTGGCGGACCGCTCGGCAATCGTCCGCCGGACGGCAAGGCAGTTGCCACGATCAGTCTGCCGAAAGTCGATTCGTCGGTGCGGATCACCGATGCCGCCGGGCAAGTGGTGTACGAGAATAAGCAAGTTCTCAAGTACGGTGACACCTTCACCCGCGATTTCAAGAACGGTGAGGATTACGCCACCGCGCTTTCAGGCGATGTCTGGGGGTTCTTCCGCGGGCACGTCACGAATTTGCGCATCCCAACGCTGGTACTTCGACAACGTGGGACGATTCTGAATCTGCCCGGCCAATCCGCGCTGCCCAGCCGTTGATTGCCGCCGGAAGCGCCGACGGCCCCGGAATTGGTCTCACGACTGATTCCGGGGCCGTCTCGCATTTCCATCTCACGCCGATCAGAGCAAACCACGCTCGAAGTTGGCCGCATGCCCATACGGCACATCCTGCCCGGATCGCAGCAGCCGCAGCCGATCCCGCACCTCAATGGCATCGTACTTGCGGAAAATGAAGTCCGCCCGCACGCGAATCGCTCCCAATTTCATGGATGCCAGCCGACTCGCTAAGCAGAATGCCCCGCGATTCAGCACAATCGTGCGGCAGTGATAATCCAGCGCCGTCACCTGCTCGCCATGGCTGGAAGTCATCTCCATCGATTCAAAGCGGCAATTCGCCTTGCCGGGACAACCACCAATCAGATTCGCATAGGCACACGATTCTGCCATGAACATCGGCGTATCTTGATGCACAATCAGGGTTGCCGCCTCGCGGAATTCGCTCACCAACGTGCGAATATTCTTCAACCCATCTTCCGGCGAGAGCGTGAATCGGGAGACGCCCAAATCACGCAACTGCTGTGCTGCCAAGCGGTTAATCACATAGACGGACCAATCGGCGGCCAGATCCATCGTGGCGGGCACCCGCTCGGTCGGATTCAGCCCCAGATACGACCACGCCGACCAATTGCCCGCCATCCAGCGATTCCAACCCGCCGCACGGAACTTTTCAATCTTCGCACGAATGGCCTTCTCTTCCCAGGCCCGTGTGACCGCCGGCAGCGCCAGCCGAATGCGATCGCGGCCCACACGTTCGGCCCACAGTTCGAGCTTGCTGGCCAAGGTCGCAGGGTGGTCGCGGGCGATGTCGATGCTGATTTCGTCGAGATCGCTCCAATCATCGGCCGTCAGTTCATCCAGCATGGTGATGCGATCAACGTGCAGACTCCACCGGGCATCGGTCGGCTGCGGCGCGGCGGCCTTCTGAATCGCCGCCGGAACCGTTGTCTCGGCAAGGACTTGCTGCGTGCGATGCTTCCAACCGGCGGTCAACTCCGCATCCAACGCCGCACAGAGATCCCGCCGCAGGGCATTCAATTTCGAGACTGGCACAAACGCCTGCGCCGGATTGTCAAACTGCCAATTCCGCCGCTCGAAACGCGTCTGCCCCAATTTATCGAAGGTGCGATCGACCGCTTCGGCCATCGCATTCAGATCCGATGCCGCAACAAACGGTCCCGCAAGGGTTTGCGTCACGGCAATCGAACGCTGCCAATCGGCTTGCGGCTCGGCAAGCGTGGCCGTCACTGTCAACCCATCCGCTGTCAGCGTCGCCGTCAGGTGAATGGGCACCCGCACCCGAAATTGATCAGGCTTCGGTTTATTGTACCGATATTTCTGCTTCACATCCTGCGACGATGAGCAGTAAACCGTTGCGCCAGTTGGAATTACGGGCGGATGCTCCGGCAGGGTCACTTCCACGAGCGCCCCGGCGGGCGACTCCAGCACCTCGCGGCGGGTATCGCCACTTCGCCGATCGCGGCTGCGCTCGATGACGACGAGCTTCTCGACCGCAAAGCCAAACGGCCGCCCCTGACTGGGCAGGTCGATTTGAATGCCGTCGTGCTTTTGCAGCGGGCGATCGCTGCGGAATCGCACGGTATCCTTGCCAACCCGCTCGACGGTACCAATCTTGGTGCCCCGATGGCCGACCGTGTCCCGATCCGCAACCTCTTTATCCCGATGGGATTGCATAAACAGCCGCGTCCAGGGTCGGCTAAACACGGTCTGCAAATCCGCTTCGATATTTGGTCGCTCGGCGGTGTCCAGCGTGCCATCAATCAGACGACGATAATAATCCGTCGTGGTCGCCACATACAGCGGCGATTTCTTCCGGCCTTCGATTTTGAAGCACGAAACGCCTGCCGCACGCAACGCGGGGAGATGATCCGGCAACGCCAGATCCTTCATCGAAAACGGGAATCCCTGGGACGGGTCGCGGCGGACGGGGGTGCCGTCGCGCAGTTCCATGGGTGCATTGTCAACGGTGAAGGTATCGCGGCAGGAGTAGTTGCATTTGCCGCGATTCCCACTGCGGCCCGTCGTCTGCGAGCTGAACAAGCACAAGCCACTATACGAATAACACAGGGCACCGTGGATGAAAACTTCGGTTTCCACGCCGGCGGTGGCGGTGATATCGCGAACTTCCTCGAAGGTCAGTTCGCGGGCCAGCACCACCCGAGGGAATCCCAACTGTTTGAGCGTTTCCGCGCCGGCTCGATTGTGGACGGCCAACTGCGTGCTTGCGTGTAACTCCAGATTGGGAAAGTAGTTGCGCACCAATCGATAGACGCCCATATCTTGAATAATCAGGGCATCGACACCGATTTCGGCCAACCCCGCGACGGCCTCGATGAGTTCCGGCAGTTCGTCTTGGCGGATGAGGGTGTTGATGGTGACAAACACGCGGCGGCGGGGCGTGAGCGCGTGCGCATAGGCGGTGATGGTATCGATATCTTCCAGCGAGAAATTTTCGGCTTCGGCGCGGGCGGAAAATTTCTTCATGCCCAGAAAAATCGCGTCGGCCCCGAAATGGAAGGCGGCGTAGGCGGCTTCGATTCCGCCAGCGGGGGCGAGCAATTCGCCGGGGGCCGCAGCGCGGGCGGAGTCCGCGGCCACTTCCGGGAGTTCCAGCGGCATTTCCGGATGCAGCGGGTTGTAATCGCCTTGGGCTTCCAACGGCTCAGCGGGGGTATAGCCCTGCCATTCGGGGGCGGTCGGTTCCGATGCCGCGACATCCGCAGAATTCGGGGCGAGTGGCAACGGAATCGTCACAGGATCAGCCATAGT
This DNA window, taken from Tuwongella immobilis, encodes the following:
- a CDS encoding peptidase U32 family protein — translated: MADPVTIPLPLAPNSADVAASEPTAPEWQGYTPAEPLEAQGDYNPLHPEMPLELPEVAADSARAAAPGELLAPAGGIEAAYAAFHFGADAIFLGMKKFSARAEAENFSLEDIDTITAYAHALTPRRRVFVTINTLIRQDELPELIEAVAGLAEIGVDALIIQDMGVYRLVRNYFPNLELHASTQLAVHNRAGAETLKQLGFPRVVLARELTFEEVRDITATAGVETEVFIHGALCYSYSGLCLFSSQTTGRSGNRGKCNYSCRDTFTVDNAPMELRDGTPVRRDPSQGFPFSMKDLALPDHLPALRAAGVSCFKIEGRKKSPLYVATTTDYYRRLIDGTLDTAERPNIEADLQTVFSRPWTRLFMQSHRDKEVADRDTVGHRGTKIGTVERVGKDTVRFRSDRPLQKHDGIQIDLPSQGRPFGFAVEKLVVIERSRDRRSGDTRREVLESPAGALVEVTLPEHPPVIPTGATVYCSSSQDVKQKYRYNKPKPDQFRVRVPIHLTATLTADGLTVTATLAEPQADWQRSIAVTQTLAGPFVAASDLNAMAEAVDRTFDKLGQTRFERRNWQFDNPAQAFVPVSKLNALRRDLCAALDAELTAGWKHRTQQVLAETTVPAAIQKAAAPQPTDARWSLHVDRITMLDELTADDWSDLDEISIDIARDHPATLASKLELWAERVGRDRIRLALPAVTRAWEEKAIRAKIEKFRAAGWNRWMAGNWSAWSYLGLNPTERVPATMDLAADWSVYVINRLAAQQLRDLGVSRFTLSPEDGLKNIRTLVSEFREAATLIVHQDTPMFMAESCAYANLIGGCPGKANCRFESMEMTSSHGEQVTALDYHCRTIVLNRGAFCLASRLASMKLGAIRVRADFIFRKYDAIEVRDRLRLLRSGQDVPYGHAANFERGLL
- a CDS encoding cytochrome-c peroxidase → MKKTHWLMATAAATLVVAGLTLTSRTPETVAADAPTNLDWMVADASLKTPFASEVPITFVTRNQNQKLWDSLPQFWNAGTETVADPLTGKQVTRKIVQIKLPLGLTQAPSIPAENAMTLDKFVLGKKLYFDPILSSDNTVSCASCHDPEKGYSDQSTTSTGIFGKKGGMNAPTVLVSAYNRFQFWDGRAASLEEQSQGPPQNPVEMFDGKSANAWHAAVLRIRSKPEYVAAFQKVFGTLPTRDTVAKAIAAYERTVLAANSLVDRAEVAMRARVEDEESTDYTLKAEDVATVIKEAIAKKDSNALSAIDFDPNTDMDKINDLAKSISNGKALFFGKARCSSCHVGDTFTDHDFHNLGVGVKDGQLPDSQVGRIGSQPTGHKNFAAMGAFKTPTVRGLLGTAPYLHDGSERTLEAVVDFYDRGGNANEFLDPKMRDVDAEAAYIKAKAEGTTYSGPEVVLCGPNKTPIVPRKLNLTASEKKDLVLYMKGLQGDPVDPIVANPEVMPK
- a CDS encoding DUF480 domain-containing protein yields the protein MSESITIAPLQPYERRVLGVLVEKALTTPESYPLTLNALVNGCNQKSNRDPVTDLADDEVEDVLPALQKRLEVIKLSGSSRVEKYRHDLYECWKVNQTELAILAELLLRGPQTEGELRGRASRMLKDGIADLDQLRDALRPLVNRGLVVYLTPEGRRGTILTHGLYPPAEMAGLKAKFAGGIPAETASPSPSRSCGSGSASAPPPSPSSGPSIAEQIRQALAPLQDELAASRDRIAQLEQQLARVQRDLTALQQSLGISPGM
- a CDS encoding tetratricopeptide repeat protein, which produces MVKVRTTPASEPGAGTVPPTSSGGTPDLPAGTPPKPPAKPPTGTSPGTGTAEAPRSIRRLILLLGVLVILLTVVISTVVLPNWKASRALAQAKQLLERNDLQPALDQLQIADAARPDHAETLYLLSQTFRRLERIPASVEAREKARKLGWIPELIQMEDELQRLLERGPDDATMKRMLAYVEVDHPEKRVILDGLARSLSNAVYLNEASIVLTRWTTLFPDDWLAYRLRGELSESFGDLDKALEDYRKSAEVRPDRVESQIRLAVTLARRREDFALAKELLDAASKSDPTNAELLEGLARCAWNDGNSDQARAFLDRLQATHPDHVPGYLLRATIDLADNLPNESLKSLKLVQARLPNQRELLYLLSQTYDRLNQPTEAKRYADRVQEIESANREILTLIKQLSEKPADAPLRFRIGELGMKTGQLDQAVSWYQSALAADPNYKPAQEALAAYFQTHVLGGAAPQAGAMLGQPGTRPQPGPQPGMPSPTGPVPPATNPKPPLVGPPAPPRS